ACGTCGATGGGAATCTCGGTGTCGAATCCTTCCGAGGTAACGTGGATGGCGTTGTAGATCTTGGGGACGTGCCCGGCTTGGAAGACCACGTCCACCACGGGTCCCATGATTTGAAGAACCTTTCCTACTTGCGGCATTTTGAAAACTCCTATTCTTGCTCCAGCGCCTCGGCGCCGCTGACGATTTCGATAATCTCGGTGGTGATGGAGGCCTGACGGATGCGGTTGGCTTTCAAGGTGAGGTCGTCGATGACCTCCTTGGCGTTGCGTGTCGCCGAATCCATGGCCGTCATGCGGGCTCCGTGCTCGGCCGCCTCCGATTCCAGCATGGCCCTGAAAATCTGGGTTTCAACGTGCTTGGGCAAGAGGCGGTCGAGGACCACGTCGGGAGGCTGCTCCCAGATGTATCCTGTACCCCGCTGCTCCTCCTGGCCCTCCAGCCGCTGAATGGGAAGCAGCGGCTCGATGACGATTTCCTGCTGGATGACCGACTTGAACTCGTTGTAGACCAGGTAGACGGAATCGAGCTTGCTGTCGCCGTAGTAGTCGATGAGCGTGCGCGCGATCTGCTGCGCGTACTCGAAGTCGACCTGGCTCATGATGTTGACGTACTGGTGTTTGACGGGCCAGGTGCGGCGTTTGAACCAATCCACGCCCTTGCGTCCCACCAGCGTCAGGCTGATGCTCTCGTTGAGCTGTTCGCTTTCGATGTAGCGTGCGGCGGCCCGGATGATGTTGGTATTGAAGGCTCCGCACAGTCCCTTGTCTGAGGTGATCACCACCAGCATCGTGCGGTCGCCCTCGCGCTGCTCCAACAGGGGGTGGGGAGCGCCTTCCAGGCGGGCGGCCACCGAGTTCAAGACCTGCAGCATGCGCTTGGCGTAGGGCCGGGCATCCTCGATCCGCTGCTGAGCCCGCTTCAGCTTGGAAGCAGAGACGAACTTCATGGCGCGGGTGATCTGGCGGATGTTTTTGACCGAGCGGACGCGCCGCCGCAGGTCGATGAGATTTCCAGCAGGCATTCGCTGCTCCTTCTAAGCCGCCGGGGCGGCTTGCTTTTCCTCTTGGTAGCGGGTCTTGTAATCCTGCACGGCCGACTTGAGGCGTCCCATCAGATCGTCGTCCAGCTTCTTCTTCTCTTCGATCTCGTTGAGCAGGGCGGATTGGGTGCTCTCGAAGAACTGGTGCATGCCGGCCTCGAATTCGACCACCTCGTCCACCGGGATGTCGTCCAGAAAGCCGTTGGTGGCCGAGTAGATGATGGCGATCTGCTGAGAGACGCGCAGCGGCTGGTACTGAGGCTGCTTGAGGATCTCGGTCAGCCGCTGCCCACGCGCCAACTGGCGCTGGGTGGCCTTGTCGAGATCCGAGCCGAACTGGGCGAAGGCGGCCAGTTCGCGGTACTGGGAAAGCTCCAGACGCAGTTTCCCGGCTACCTGCTTCATGGCCTTGATCTGAGCGGCGCCCCCCACGCGGCTGACGGAAAGTCCGGCGTTGACCGCCGGGCGGGTGCCGGCATTGAAGAGGTCGCTCTCAAGATAGATCTGGCCGTCGGTAATGGAGATGACGTTGGTGGGGATATAAGCCGAAACGTCGCCGGCCTGGGTCTCGATGACGGGCAAGGCGGTCAGGCTTCCTCCACCGTTCTCGTCGTTGAGCTTGGCGGCCCGCTCCAGCAGCCGGCTGTGAAGGTAGAAGACGTCTCCGGGGAAGGCCTCGCGGCCGGGGGGACGGCGCAGCAGCAGCGAGACTTCGCGGTAGGCGGCGGCGTGCTTGGAGAGGTCGTCATAGATGATAAGCACGTGCTGTCCCCGGTCGCGGAAGTACTCGCCCATGGTGCAGCCGGCATAAGGAGCCAGGTACTGCATGGTGGCCGGATCGGAAGAAGCCGCCGAAACCACCACGCAGCGGTCCATCATGTCGTTGTCTTCCAGGGTCTTGACCACGCGGGCGATGGTGGAGCGCTTCTGTCCGATGGCCACGTAGATGGAGATGACATCGCTGTTCTTCTGATTGAGGATGGTGTCGATGGCGATGGCCGTCTTTCCGGTCTGGCGGTCGCCGATGATCAACTCGCGTTGTCCGCGTCCGATGGGGATCATGGAGTCGATGGCCTTGATTCCGGTCTGAAGAGGCTCGGCCACCGGCTTGCGGGCGATGATTCCGGGGGCGATTTTTTCCACCGGCTGATTCTCGGAGCTCTCGATGGGCCCCTTGCCGTCCTGGGGACGGCCCAGCGAGTCCACCACGCGTCCCAGCATGGCCTGGCCGACCGGCACGCTCATGATCTTCTTGGTGCGCCGCACTTCGTCGCCTTCCTGAATCTCGTGGAATTCGCCGAAGAGAATGGTGCCTACGTTGGTCTCTTCCAGATTGAAGGCCAAGCCGTACACGTCATGCGGGAACTCGAGGAGTTCCAGGGCCATCACCTTGTCCAGGCCGTGGACGCGGGCGATGCCGTCGCCGGCCGAAATGACCGTTCCCACTTCGCTGACCTGGACGTCGGAGTCGAAGTCCTTGATCTGCTCCCTGATGATGCGACTGATTTCGTCTGCTTTAATCGCCATCTTGCGCTCCTGTTATTGCACTGTCAGCGGCTGCTCAACCGCCGTCCGATCTCGTTCAACTGGCTGCGCACCGATCCGTCCAGGACGGTCGAGCCGACCTGAACCTTGATGCCGCCGATAAGGGATTCGTCAATGTGATAGTCGAAGGTCATTCGTGAGCCCATGATCTCGGGCACTTCCTTTTCCAAACGCGAACGCAGGGCCGGCTCCAGCCGGTGCACGGAAAAAACGTCGGCCCGCTGAATGCCTTTGCGGCGGTCCAACTCGTGCCGGTAAGCCTCGACGACCTGGCCGAGTCGCTCAAAGCGAGCGTTTTGAATCAAAGTCAACAGCAGGTTGACGGTGGTCTTGGAAAGGCCCGCGGCGGCGGCAACCCGGTCCACGATCTTGCGCTTGACCGAGAAAGGCAGGGTAGGATTGAGCAACACTTCACTCAGTTCCGAGCCCTCGGGCGCCATGCTTTGAAAGTCCTTAAGTTGAGACAACACCTGGTCTTCGACACCGGCCTCGACGGTCACATCGGCCAGCGCTTTGGCGTAGGTCAGAGCCGTACTGGAAATCATCATGGCGTCTTGATCCTCAGTTTGCGTCGCCAGGAGTGCGGGTCTGGGCCAGCCGCACGAAGAAACGGTCTGCGAGTTCGGCCTCGTCCTTCTCCGTCATCGATTCGCGAATGCGTTCTTCAGCCATCTCCAGAGCCAACTGCGAAGCATAGTCCTTCAGTTCGGCCCGCGCCTGACGCTTGAGGTTTCCGATCTCGCGCTCGGCGGCGGCCACGATGCGCTCGCCGTCGGCCCGAGCTTCCTGCAACAGGCGCCGGCGTTCGGCGGCGGCCTCCTGGCGGGCCTGCTGACGGATGTTCTCCACCTCCTCATCCAGCGCCTTCATCTTCTGC
This sequence is a window from Acidobacteriota bacterium. Protein-coding genes within it:
- the atpG gene encoding ATP synthase F1 subunit gamma codes for the protein MPAGNLIDLRRRVRSVKNIRQITRAMKFVSASKLKRAQQRIEDARPYAKRMLQVLNSVAARLEGAPHPLLEQREGDRTMLVVITSDKGLCGAFNTNIIRAAARYIESEQLNESISLTLVGRKGVDWFKRRTWPVKHQYVNIMSQVDFEYAQQIARTLIDYYGDSKLDSVYLVYNEFKSVIQQEIVIEPLLPIQRLEGQEEQRGTGYIWEQPPDVVLDRLLPKHVETQIFRAMLESEAAEHGARMTAMDSATRNAKEVIDDLTLKANRIRQASITTEIIEIVSGAEALEQE
- the atpA gene encoding F0F1 ATP synthase subunit alpha, giving the protein MAIKADEISRIIREQIKDFDSDVQVSEVGTVISAGDGIARVHGLDKVMALELLEFPHDVYGLAFNLEETNVGTILFGEFHEIQEGDEVRRTKKIMSVPVGQAMLGRVVDSLGRPQDGKGPIESSENQPVEKIAPGIIARKPVAEPLQTGIKAIDSMIPIGRGQRELIIGDRQTGKTAIAIDTILNQKNSDVISIYVAIGQKRSTIARVVKTLEDNDMMDRCVVVSAASSDPATMQYLAPYAGCTMGEYFRDRGQHVLIIYDDLSKHAAAYREVSLLLRRPPGREAFPGDVFYLHSRLLERAAKLNDENGGGSLTALPVIETQAGDVSAYIPTNVISITDGQIYLESDLFNAGTRPAVNAGLSVSRVGGAAQIKAMKQVAGKLRLELSQYRELAAFAQFGSDLDKATQRQLARGQRLTEILKQPQYQPLRVSQQIAIIYSATNGFLDDIPVDEVVEFEAGMHQFFESTQSALLNEIEEKKKLDDDLMGRLKSAVQDYKTRYQEEKQAAPAA
- the atpH gene encoding ATP synthase F1 subunit delta, with translation MMISSTALTYAKALADVTVEAGVEDQVLSQLKDFQSMAPEGSELSEVLLNPTLPFSVKRKIVDRVAAAAGLSKTTVNLLLTLIQNARFERLGQVVEAYRHELDRRKGIQRADVFSVHRLEPALRSRLEKEVPEIMGSRMTFDYHIDESLIGGIKVQVGSTVLDGSVRSQLNEIGRRLSSR
- a CDS encoding ATP synthase F0 subunit B; translation: MKKHRISAFTGLLVLVLLALPAPALAAGGEGWGWWATAGRWVNLLLVVVPLVIWLRKPLGQYFAGRRQAIRNEIEEAAEARRQAEEKLAEVEQKMKALDEEVENIRQQARQEAAAERRRLLQEARADGERIVAAAEREIGNLKRQARAELKDYASQLALEMAEERIRESMTEKDEAELADRFFVRLAQTRTPGDAN